Part of the Lytechinus pictus isolate F3 Inbred chromosome 18, Lp3.0, whole genome shotgun sequence genome, gataaataaatatttgaaggaagatgaaagaaagacataaatcaattaatcaatgaataaataaatatgaaactGCATTAAAATGTGATTAGGTAATGTACAGGGAATATCCCCTTTGTCGGGCGTCCACGGTTAGTAGGTTAAAACACAAATTTGTCCCCATTTGTATGCCCATCATGCATGCCACTCCCCTTCCCCAGACAAACATGAACTTACTTTTCTACCTCAGTCACATAATGCTCTAGGACGGCCGTACAGCGTGTCGGAAAcaactgttttatttattttatgcctaaagccccagtcacatacagaccccggaccatcccggatctgatccggggagagatccgtgttggcgccttgggcatccttggaggtccgtggtggtccgtgttggtccttgaacgtccgggaggccaacacggcagtttttgactgtcaaaaacatccggcgtcatccgtggactgccgggtAGACAAGCAATCCGGgattttaattgaaattgacattgaaaaggttttattgaaattattgcaCTTTGCAGCCAAAAGGCTGAATTGCGTACAATTTACAGGCATATATACATAGAGTGTACAGatttaaaaacatcaaacttgaaatgatGACGAAAATATAATGCAACTTAATATATTATGTGTACTAAAAGGAAAAgatgaagtaataaaaaaatacaaacacatGTGGTGGTGGAAGAATACTTATTGATAAACGTCTCAATTCAAACAACACggatggtccgtgtagctgacgtgttggtccgtgtagcagacgtgttggtccgtgttgctgacgtgtagttgtcgtgtaggtccgtgtagctgcctgGAGTAGGCCCTACATTTAGCAGTCCGTGTTTTTCCCCCATCAATGTTATACAACACTGTTTACTTAATGAACTTTTCAGTAGTTGCTAAACAGttgaaattaacataattatgcttaatttatttaagatttaatattcaaaattgaatttgttgtttaagatttcaagaacttaacaactactgtaaaaacagtaaactgtgttgtataaaatataaaacagcgtttttactgctTAAGGAAGTTTTGagttgttatatatatttttttggcaATTCACTCAGAAAACAATTACGatgttgcgacaaggatgagaaatgaatgaaatagataaaacaaaaatcagcttATTTTTATGagcagattttcatttgccgtGCCGGTCAATGTAGCTGAcatgttggtccgtgttgctgacgtgttggtccgtgtagctgacgtgttggtccgtgtagacGCCCTGGTGATCCGTGTAGATGACGTGCTCtgccggcatggtccgtgtagatccgtgtGAAGATGCCGTGTAGATGCCGTGTTTACAGTCACCAACGCTCAATCCGGGGCAAAACgatcccggacctccccggatcatgccggcattgccgtgttgatccgtgtctatatgtgactggggcatTATGGCACCTATGTAGCTGCTACAAAAAATGTGACGGAGGTATTCCAAATAAAAATGCCCTCTTACTCTCTTGGCTACTACAATTTGGCATTAGAAGATATGtgaccgtgtttacacttgcttttggttcagaaccaaaagccgatgcagaatcggcttttggtttatcttgcactgcgtttacacgctgttacagctcgcggttcagaaccgcgagccgatgcaaaaacctgaaatgatacgcacaccaacaatatacgtcataataaagacaacgctggatccgtgcgcttacaattacgtcacaatggtaaagtaaatgaaatgcgcacaaattgccaatgcagaatcggctttctgtttacacgtagtaaaaaagccgattctgcatcggctcgcggttctgaacgactgaacctactactttggtggtgcaaattgccggttctgaaccgcgagccgatgcaagttaatcgcgtttacacgctatgaaaaagccgatgctgcatcggctcgcggttcagaagatgcaaaagccgattaagtgtaaacacggtatatgtTATACAGCGCGAGGTACGAAATACGTCTGTGTGACCTTCACTTGACTTTCAACGTTGCAaaatgaaaaccttttttttcatatttattccCCCGTTGGCAAATACAATTGGACTCAAGGGCTGTATACTGTGACTGCCTGTAAAGCAACATCATACACAGTATGCTAAATATAACTGATGAACACTCGATATACGTCATAGCTAGATCTACCTCGATTGGGAATTGAGAGTAATTCGATTCATTCTCATGAATTTGTTTGATTCCGTGTGCATGTTTGGTTCTTGTCTGGTTCTTGCGTTGTATCCGTCTTCCTCGTGAGCTTGCTAGCTGAACTTGGTACTGGTATGTAAATCGTTATTGTTTATAATGGTCGGTTTAATGATGTCAGATTCAGTTACTTGTATATCAATGATGTTGCAGTCATTAATTGCATTTTAACTCATTGTTTCTTGAACATAAATCTTTGCAGTTCAAGTTATAGCTAATAAGTGAGTGAGCATCCGAGTGCATGATTCGAGTAGGCCTATACCTATTGTAAGGATGTAATTACGCATTTTGTAAATCGTACATTGACATATACGGTAGAGCAAGGGACACCCCCACCCGAAATTCCCTGAAATCTACATTTCCATACTGATattgataaagaaatataatataattgatTTGTTATTGCAAAAttccttcattttcatgtcaaacgCAAAATGACACTTGATCACGACCAGATGAGAAATGCCTGCCCCACACTTTTTAGTGGAGGTGTCGCGGTGTAGTGGTTCAGTCACTTGACTCTTCATTCAAGGGTCGGCGGTTCGAGTCCATCCGGCGCGAATAGCGAATTTTCGCGTCCACTTCCCAGACGCTCTCTGGaacgttgagaatctattgaaaatgcccgtcaaatcacaatggacagataagaggtcattgtcgaaagttgttTTATCGTCACAGCACATCGTCTTAGTATTCGGACCGGACGACAAATTTCAAATATGTGTTTTATCCAGAGTCCAGTACGACACTGCTGTTTAATTCACTGATTTTCGACATGActgctttgttatgaagggctTATACCAAaagattatttgctttatagaAAGAGTCTGTGAAGTGATTGCTAAATACACCTAAGATCCTTTGGCAAAGCACTTATCCACGTTTGTCACTCTCCACACATGTGTTAAATGGGTATCCGGTAAGATGTGAACGTTGATTAGTTTGGCATACATGTGTGCTATATACCGGTTTCCTGGCCATGCATGATGCTCCCCGAGGAGTGGAGATGGCGAACTTTAAGTGGGGAACAGCCTGGATCAAAATGCCCggagtaataataattacatgtaaagCACTTAGTAACACAAATCATGAAGGGCTGCATGTAAATATCATTTATTAATATTTACTCGACCCTTGAACAATTTCTTGCTTCCTATAGTGACTCGATGTTAGTTAATGTTATGATATAGAGACATTCAGCAGTGTTagcagcaaaagaaaaaaaaaacagaattagTAGAATAATGATCTGAACcagattaaaggggaatccaacccaaatagaAACTTGTTTTTGTAAGGaaaggaaaaatcaaacaagttgataggtgaaagtttgaacaatattgaacaaacaacaagaaaattatgaatttttaaaatttgtaaatattggtaatcactatacccatggagacttcaaattggccgcatatgggatcatattgatgtaaggcaaggactactcttccatgtactccaatacatattatggctaaaatgtcattttccccaaaagttttatttcaaattatacttttctttcatgaggacataaaacaatatactacctgagttatatttagattattgccccaggggaatgagtacttaggagaaaaccacaaatccctgataataaagtacatggcctatgggaaagttgtccttgcaccttgtcataatttacttacccagttgccaatttgaaatctacatagtattagtgatctcaattatAAAgaagctataactttcttattgcttgtccgatttttttcaaactttcaccattctgtttaatttatttttctccttcccaacacaacattttatggccaaggctggattcccctttaagtatgTAAATTCGTTTGCATGACACAGACTACACATGTTACCTGTGCGAAATTATTAGttgtacggagcctttaaagtgccatcgacttgacgacttggcgagatactttatcttgccatgtcgacataataaccttattatgtcaacatggcgagatacgttatctcgccaagtcgattAAAaggttatatgtcgacatggcgcgATAAGTTAttttgccaagttgacttatgaaaagttatatgtcaacatggcgagatattttatctatagccaagtcgacttataaaaagctatatgtcaacttggcgagatatTTGGACTCTCGCCGGGCTTtggacacttcatatctcgccaatTTGACATATAAcgttttataagtcaactttGCAAGATACTAGTAACgcatctcgccatgtcgacacataactttttataagtcaacttggcaagataacgtatctcgccttgtcgacatatatttttttataagtcgacttggcaagataacgtatgtcgccatgtcgacataataaggttattatgtcgacatggcaagattaAGTatctcgtcaagtcgatggcactttaaaggctccgtacagTTGGATGTCTATCGAGGTAAATATGTACTGTAACATGGTATATCTCCTTGCTTTGACATACTTTGTTGTGTGTTACCATGGATATGGACCTATTGTGTACATTGCATTcatttcattgtcattgtctCCGTCAATGTAGTTTCTTTCGAGAATGAAATTGAGAATAAATGTCATGTTGATAATTATAACGAGATAGTGGTTAGATTTCGAGACATTGCGATTGAAAAACACCACTTCTCCTAATTTCCTCACAATGTTCAACAAATTGGACGTGTATTTTTACTTATATATAATGTTCATTGCGGTGTGTGTAAAACATCTGTGTCAGtaacaaaacacatttttttctataaagaaATCACCTGCTTGTTCATTTTAATTTTGCAGGTCCCATATAGCATCGTGAATATCTTTCCGACATGTACGCTCTCAAAGTACACCATTTAAAGTTATCCTGATGAGAGGATCGTCTCCTTTTACGTTTTAAGTACttacactgtaaacaaaatattggtTAAATTTTAACAAGCACGAGGGTAATCTataatgtgtccaaccaattttgggcatattGTTTACCCAAtgtgggaagcatattgtccagtaaggttaaaaaataagcagcaattactttagaataggcaaaattttcatcacactggatgaataaaaatgcccaaaagaaatgcccaatattGGTTGGACACGTAGTTACcatcatggagcatttttacccaatattttttcagAGTGTATGTTATCTTTATTGATTATGCAAATAGCTAATCAGCAGGCGGCGAATTTCATGACCAATGTGGAAAGAAACAATCCCATCGAATGTCCATCAATATCAGGTCAATATGGCGTTACTGtatgggttccatgacatttgctccggcgacaataaTATTGGTTCAATAGAatatctgcacgttaagccaactATAGTATCCAACCTCcataactaaataaaccctaatgaTTATCtgtacattattctgaacccaAAACTCTatttattacaatcctaactctaaccctatgccctgtGAGATATCAAGACCGGAGCTAATATCGTAAGAGCAATTGTCGTGTCACAACTGTGTGATccctttgtttgtttgtttatttattttccgattattaaaaaacacaatacataaatatatataacctcctcctcatcatcaccaaagAAAATTATGTGTTGTTTGCGATATGGCATATATTATGGcatcaattgaaataaacaaaatgaattgcaaatatgttgaaTAGATAAATTAAATAACATAATCGACAGGATTGCCCATTTTAGATTCATTGACAAAAATTACTCTGTTCTTCCATAGGGTCCATGACCCCGAAACCTCCGACCAGTGCGTCGATGTGCCGGATGACAAGCTCGAAGCGCTGCTATTCCGACTTAAAAAAGATATATCACATGCATTtgaacttgttttatttttcttctctggGAACCCCACAGCAAGTTATTCTTTGAACCTAtagaacttttaaaaaaatcatcactttGAGAATAGAGTTTGCATACCTTACTTGCTGCAGGAAAGCTTTCCCGTTGTCAAGAATATCACCTTTTGTTTGAAAAGtatgcataaaatttgaatgttCATGTAAAGGTCTATACCTGTATGTTATCCCCAAGTTATCGTCGACGTGTCTTAGCGTTTATATAGATGGatcattttatttcagttaAACATGCAATAGACATTTGAATGagattttaaatcaaattgcatgtgtatttttttcaaaaagcatGTGTATATATCTTGTACGAAATTCTCACCAAAATGTATCTGAGACCTTATTGGAATATATTTGCACCACCTAATGAAAGACGGCGTATAAGGACAAGGATCTTTACCATTCTTATAAACGCAGTGAACCAATAGTTGCCATGGCTCTCTCTATATGTTGGCTATTGTTCACAAATGTGATTTTAAAAAGGACATTTCAAACCTTTAATAATCTGACCACTGGTCAGTGGTCACCAATATCATAATCTGCATTGTGCAGTACTATCCAGTCGAACGAACGGATGGCGTGATCGGGTTTTAACCTTTCCCTTATATACCATGCTTACAAAACAGCTCCCCGTCATGCTCGAAGGGCCATACTGTGAGCAGTTCTCTGCTCTGGGTTTATGCATGCACAAGTATTGCTTGTAAAAAGCCTTCTGATGATATGACCCGATTCATCATACCTCCCAATCTAAAACAACTCCCCAAACAGGTTATCGAGTATTCCACCACCATGGCACCCAAGAACCCGGTGATGAACGTGGCCGTGTCTCCGGAAGACACCCCCCTGGATGATCTGGATCACACACCCTACCCATCCGGGTACCAACAGGAGCAGAAGCGGCCACCTTCAAAGATCGTCTGGAGGAATGTCGTTCTCATGTGTCTCTTGCATCTGGTATCGGTCTACGCTCTTCTCTTCACCATCTGGAAGTGCAAGATGTATACCATCGCCTGGAGTAAGTTACATAATCATGTTCCTATTATAGTTTTAATCTGACCTGCACCAGCGGGTGACCAAAATTTCCCCTACTTTAATCGATTTGAGAAAGCACGAATGTTAACATTAAGGCAAGCAATGTCTGAGCGTACGTCAATAACTACACATAAATTATTTATACCTTTatttatcgtcatcatcatcaccaacaccaccagtccaccaccattatcatcatcaccacaacaaCAAGCACCACCACATTATCATCACAAACAACATcacaccatcattaccatcatcgccaccaccatcattataccatcgccaccaccaccaccatcatcatcgccgcCATTATCACAACCACCAACACTTCAATATCGTCATCTACCTGACTACctccatcaccattatcatattCGTCACAATTCTTATCACAATCACAAACATTATCAACTTGTCAACAGAACTATCTTCACCCCACCGCcacttcatatttcataaaattgtagCTCCCTTAAtctattttttcccccaaaactCTGTCTACTTTTTGTCAAATGATTGCATGGAGAGTAAAATGATTGTGGTTTCCTGTGGGAAGTTCTATACTAACAGGCAGAAACGACGGTGACGTTCGCGAATCactataaggggggggggggataaagaaCATCAAAGAACTTTGTAAGATGGTAAGATGTTTAAAAAccatgagaaaagaaaaagtagTTAATCTAAAAACGATCTGTGTTTTTTCCTTATATTGTCTTGCTTCTCCGTGCGTCATATAAGACTTACATAAATTTGTTATGATTCTGAGTGCTTTCAGCTCGTAATGCTAAGGTGATTGTCTGTCTCCTCGGGACTTATTCTATACTTAAGAAGAAAAGgcagaatcaaatttaaataaaacGAGGTCGATTATACAACACGCGTTTCTCTTTTTTGGTATACTACATCAAATTAAATGGTAGATGTTTTTATAACTCTTACAAATTTATGAATACATCTATAATTTGTCAATTCGTACGAAACCCGTCAGTGAGCACATTTTCACCACCCCAAGTTTAATTAAACGTTCTCCCATATAGAAATCACAGTATTTCATAAAGATTGAATGTGAAATCAATGATACTAACTGACTGATGgatgtgattgattgattgatttactgATTGTtagactgactgattgattgattaaatgACTctataattgattgattttttttaagacaagtccacacctagttaccaagaatgcatacagcatttccatttatttcaataaGGATAAAAGAACACTGTCGATTAAATGCCTTACTCACGGGCATGGGTGccgtggccggggatcgaaccccggactttcaaaTGTCTAGtcggcgccttagaccactcggccacgatggattgattgtttgattgattgattgattgaacgtttcattgattgtttgattgattgattgaatgttTCATTGATTgatgattggttgattgattgattgattgatggatggatggatggatggattgattgcTCGATTGGTGActgattattttattaaattgccTTTTCTTCCCTCATATCCATCCAGCTGTTTTCCTTTACTTCTTAACTGGTCTTGGAATAACCGCTGGAGCACACCGACTTTGGGCTCATCGTTCTTACAAGGCAAAGCTCCCTCTACGAACATTCTTAGGCATGTGCCAAACAATGGCCTTCCAGGTATATAATCCCAGATTTGATGACCATACATTTTACTTCTTAGTGCCTTATGTTGACAAATCCAGGATTTCATTGTTAggggaagatttttttttccttgctgGTTAAGATAATCAtttaaagtaaagatttgttGTAGAATGTTTTTAAAGGCAAGGAAACACGAAAAGGTCATATTTCATTCTCACTGCTAGAAATAGAGTAGCGTACTGTTTTTCGACAAAAGACCCTGTGGAccaaagggggagggaggggctTGTCTCCCATCCATAGATATAATTCACCCTGTCAATAATTCAAGTGATTCGTCTGGTTTCAAATATAGCACGTACTGATTCAAAGGGGCTTTATACAAAAGTTACTTGATttgattatcaatattatcaatttattttttttatgattatagtAGATATGAGTCATAAATGGCTGGGTTACAATATGCTTAATAGGAAAAAAAGATATTATATGTCCTTGAATATTGTACTGgtatttgttattcatttttttaaagttttctcATTGGTGATTACCAATGTGGCCAAAACAGATTTGTAACCAAAGAAGTGGACCAGAACAGTCAATTAAATGCATGAATCAAATCGAAATAGAGATTTGCAAaactataattatttttttcctaaatgatttataataataaatttgtcaTCCGGATTGTTTTTCAGAATGATATATTCGACTGGGCACGAGATCATCGCGTCCATCACAAGTTTTCCGAGACGGATGCTGATCCCCATAATGCATTGCGTGGTTTCTTTTTTGCCCACGTTGGCTGGTTGCTAGTCAAGAAACACCCGGATGTCTTCGAGTACGGAAAGAAAATCGATTTCTCTGATCTCCTGGCAGATCCAGTAGTCAAATTTCAGAGAAggtaaatttgatttaatttgatgaaatttcattcTGAAACAAGGTTAATTCATCGATGACCTCCTCgctttatttattaattattttaacagttattCCAACGTGTTTTAGGGATTACTGCATGTTTTTCAGGTTTCTTTGAAATCCAGTGGTATTTTCTTTTACAGTCAATATATCCTCCACCCCTGTGTAACCGCCCTTGAGTAGTTGAAgtatagtagtggtggtagtcaTAGTGTCAGGAGTCGTTACTCGACTGCAGATGGCAGGTTTGAGGCGGattgtccacccccccccccctccccacacacACAATGACCAAAGATGGGAAAAGAAATGAACAAGGATAGTCGAAGTTCTAGttgtagtagtactagtagtagtagaagtactagtagtagtagtactagtagtagtagtagaagtagtagtagtagtatagtagtagttagtagtagtagtagtactagtagtagtagtagaagtagtagtagtagtatagtagtagtagtagtattagtagtagtagtactactactagtagtagtagtagaatagtcgtagtagtagtagtagtagaatagtcgtagtagtagtagtagtagtagaaataataatagtagtagtagtactagtagcagcagcagcagtagtagtagtagtagtagtaatagtagtagtagtagtagtagtagtagtagtagaaatagtagtagtaatagtagaagtagtagtagtagtagtactagtagtagtagtagtactagtagtagtagtagtagtagtagtagtagcagcagcagcaacagtagtagtagtagtaatagtagaagtagtagtagtagtagtatagtagtagtagtataagtacgagtagtagtatagtagtagcagcagtagtagtagtagtaatagtagtagtagtagtagtagtagtagaaatagtagtagtagtagtagtagtagtagtagtagtagtagaagcttACAAGAGAAGACatgcatgatttatttatttatatatttttttaatctaaatggAGGACGGGAAGCTAATTGACAAACAAGCTGGCCTTTGTCAGGGCCCTAGTGCTGAAATTGTACTTAAATGGAATTTCagttttttcatttcaaaatattgttttgcCATGAAAGGAAAATTGTGGCTTATTTTTAGTAGCTTgagaccttttttttattcaatttcatggcatagatattttcaaaatatgtttGTTGTTTGTATTGTTGCTTGATAAGCACGAACTGAACAAGCATATATGAagc contains:
- the LOC129281990 gene encoding stearoyl-CoA desaturase 5-like isoform X1, translated to MTRFIIPPNLKQLPKQVIEYSTTMAPKNPVMNVAVSPEDTPLDDLDHTPYPSGYQQEQKRPPSKIVWRNVVLMCLLHLVSVYALLFTIWKCKMYTIAWTVFLYFLTGLGITAGAHRLWAHRSYKAKLPLRTFLGMCQTMAFQNDIFDWARDHRVHHKFSETDADPHNALRGFFFAHVGWLLVKKHPDVFEYGKKIDFSDLLADPVVKFQRRFYLPLVILFCFIIPTYVPTYWGESALNAYLVCGLLRYCLNLNATWLVNSAAHMWGQHPYDYTIHPAENPIVTTLALGEGWHNYHHVFPNDYRTGEFGWRINPTSIFIDVMAWFGQVTDRKLIAPNIIEARKQRTGEKVQHSD
- the LOC129281990 gene encoding stearoyl-CoA desaturase 5-like isoform X2, which codes for MAPKNPVMNVAVSPEDTPLDDLDHTPYPSGYQQEQKRPPSKIVWRNVVLMCLLHLVSVYALLFTIWKCKMYTIAWTVFLYFLTGLGITAGAHRLWAHRSYKAKLPLRTFLGMCQTMAFQNDIFDWARDHRVHHKFSETDADPHNALRGFFFAHVGWLLVKKHPDVFEYGKKIDFSDLLADPVVKFQRRFYLPLVILFCFIIPTYVPTYWGESALNAYLVCGLLRYCLNLNATWLVNSAAHMWGQHPYDYTIHPAENPIVTTLALGEGWHNYHHVFPNDYRTGEFGWRINPTSIFIDVMAWFGQVTDRKLIAPNIIEARKQRTGEKVQHSD